One part of the Bdellovibrio sp. KM01 genome encodes these proteins:
- a CDS encoding tetratricopeptide repeat protein, protein MKSRLNFKHLLVVIILPFVSLSTIAGTVTPTSGQDKVEALKAEIKKDPKNTKLVVQLAQEFYTQKDYEKVTLLLWKQIDKLDRQAILLLAKAHEARQETGDMIRALNNLISKNDKDFEAYSLLGNAYTMQKKPKEALENYKLAIESNPKFEPPYNALMKMYETRQPPNYYEMRILAQDMIDNMGKKAEYLAKLCEINTNDGTFEAGVTSCRETIQKDPKIADAHVNLGLSMKGMGEDDKAKATLKKAADSFPKSEFAQYTYGHLLEEDKSSIEAMKYFKVGSEADPKSARSWLGLATTSFDIKKYEVALIAYKNACKYDKKNAVAFRKATTVLRNSRVSEWVGKFESASENCTF, encoded by the coding sequence ATGAAAAGCAGACTGAATTTCAAACACTTGCTCGTGGTAATCATCTTGCCTTTTGTCTCATTATCGACCATTGCCGGAACGGTTACCCCGACTTCTGGTCAGGATAAAGTCGAAGCTTTGAAAGCGGAAATCAAGAAAGATCCCAAAAACACAAAACTCGTCGTGCAGTTGGCGCAGGAATTTTATACTCAAAAAGACTACGAAAAAGTTACGCTGCTTCTGTGGAAACAGATTGATAAACTTGATCGTCAGGCAATTCTGCTGTTAGCGAAAGCCCACGAAGCCCGCCAGGAAACCGGCGACATGATTCGTGCTTTGAATAATTTGATCAGCAAAAATGACAAGGATTTCGAAGCTTATTCCTTGCTGGGCAATGCCTACACTATGCAGAAGAAGCCGAAAGAGGCGTTAGAGAACTATAAACTCGCTATCGAATCTAACCCCAAGTTCGAGCCACCCTACAACGCCCTCATGAAAATGTACGAAACCCGTCAGCCACCCAACTATTATGAAATGCGCATTCTTGCTCAGGATATGATCGATAATATGGGTAAAAAAGCGGAATACCTGGCGAAACTTTGCGAGATCAACACCAATGATGGAACTTTTGAAGCCGGCGTTACTTCCTGCCGTGAAACAATTCAGAAAGATCCCAAAATTGCAGATGCTCACGTGAATCTGGGTCTTAGCATGAAGGGAATGGGCGAGGACGACAAAGCCAAAGCGACTTTGAAAAAAGCCGCTGACAGCTTCCCCAAGTCAGAGTTCGCACAATACACTTATGGACACCTCCTGGAAGAAGATAAAAGCTCCATAGAGGCGATGAAATACTTTAAGGTGGGCTCCGAGGCAGACCCAAAATCAGCACGCTCCTGGTTGGGATTAGCGACAACATCGTTTGATATTAAAAAATATGAGGTCGCGCTGATCGCATATAAGAATGCCTGCAAGTACGATAAAAAGAACGCTGTCGCCTTCAGAAAAGCGACGACCGTATTAAGAAATTCCCGCGTCTCTGAATGGGTTGGGAAGTTTGAGAGTGCTTCGGAGAACTGCACATTCTAA
- a CDS encoding ComF family protein has translation MNSIIKLLNRYIHPCLHCGSLLKSEGLLCEHCRQRLNSYLGQNLEVRPLAIFEALALFRWNPGTSDLLSTQIAGLKGYHQRPDWSYWATRFVTRRMLQGLPDRKILVVPAPSKSHKKDHAHQWAEALAKAVGGEVHPCLKKVSTRHQRGATRDKRVEVVLELDENSSVVSEFWSEALWVFADDIVTTGSTALAAFEALGSPPHFETWALAHRTLTCGD, from the coding sequence ATGAACTCTATAATCAAATTATTAAACCGCTACATTCATCCCTGTCTGCATTGCGGATCATTGCTGAAAAGCGAAGGTTTGCTGTGTGAACATTGCCGCCAGAGGCTCAACAGTTATTTGGGGCAAAATCTGGAAGTGCGGCCCCTTGCAATCTTTGAGGCTTTGGCGTTGTTTCGCTGGAATCCAGGAACTAGTGATCTGTTATCGACGCAAATTGCGGGGCTTAAGGGATATCATCAGCGACCCGACTGGAGTTATTGGGCCACACGATTTGTGACCAGAAGAATGTTGCAAGGTCTGCCTGACCGAAAAATCCTAGTCGTTCCGGCCCCCTCGAAAAGTCATAAAAAGGATCACGCCCATCAATGGGCGGAAGCCTTGGCAAAGGCGGTCGGGGGAGAGGTGCATCCCTGTTTAAAAAAGGTTTCGACCCGTCACCAGCGTGGCGCAACCCGAGATAAGCGGGTGGAGGTTGTCCTAGAGCTCGATGAAAATTCTTCAGTGGTGTCTGAATTTTGGTCAGAGGCCCTATGGGTATTTGCCGACGATATCGTTACCACGGGCTCCACAGCGCTTGCCGCGTTCGAAGCCCTTGGAAGTCCCCCTCATTTTGAAACTTGGGCCCTGGCTCATAGGACGCTTACTTGCGGAGACTGA
- the obgE gene encoding GTPase ObgE: MKFIDEVRITLASGRGGPGCVSFRRESGAPRGGPDGGDGGKGGDVIIKTSRHINSLFEIRQNKRYAAQNGEMGFGRQKHGADGENLVLVVPQGTILRNLEGEIVVDMTGIDEHVLLRGGRGGKGNEFFKTSINQAPTHAQPGEDNEELEVKLELKLIADVGIIGFPNAGKSTLISRISAAKPKIADYPFTTLTPNLGVVKAGDYSSFVVADIPGLVKGAHEGVGLGIQFLKHVERTRVFIHLVDASGLSGRDPLQDFEDLNYELKMYDESNQDKEGFFPLQTRPQFVVLNKIDTLSTEQLEKLKMKFKKATGSAPLAISAVTGKNITELVTELGRQILKDEE, translated from the coding sequence ATGAAATTCATTGATGAAGTTAGAATTACATTAGCCTCTGGCCGCGGCGGTCCGGGTTGCGTTAGTTTCCGTAGAGAATCGGGTGCTCCTCGTGGTGGACCAGATGGTGGAGACGGCGGCAAGGGCGGCGATGTAATTATCAAGACTTCGCGACATATCAATTCCCTTTTTGAAATCAGACAAAATAAAAGATACGCAGCTCAAAATGGTGAGATGGGTTTCGGCCGTCAAAAACATGGTGCTGATGGTGAAAACCTGGTTCTGGTTGTTCCTCAAGGTACAATCCTTAGAAATCTAGAGGGTGAAATCGTTGTCGACATGACTGGCATCGATGAACACGTACTTTTGCGTGGTGGCCGTGGTGGTAAAGGTAATGAGTTTTTCAAAACTTCCATTAACCAAGCTCCGACGCATGCTCAACCAGGTGAAGACAACGAAGAGTTGGAAGTTAAGCTTGAGCTTAAATTGATCGCTGATGTTGGTATCATCGGCTTCCCCAATGCGGGTAAGTCGACTTTGATCTCTCGTATCTCGGCAGCGAAACCAAAAATCGCAGACTATCCTTTTACAACTTTAACGCCAAACTTGGGTGTGGTTAAAGCGGGTGACTATAGCTCATTCGTGGTTGCTGACATTCCTGGTTTGGTTAAAGGCGCACACGAAGGTGTGGGTCTTGGTATTCAATTCTTGAAACACGTTGAACGTACACGCGTATTCATTCACTTAGTGGATGCATCGGGATTGTCGGGCCGTGATCCTCTTCAAGATTTTGAAGACCTTAACTATGAACTAAAAATGTATGATGAGAGTAATCAGGACAAAGAGGGTTTCTTCCCTTTGCAGACGCGTCCGCAATTTGTCGTGCTCAACAAAATTGATACTCTCAGCACAGAACAACTTGAAAAACTAAAAATGAAATTCAAAAAAGCGACAGGCTCTGCCCCTTTGGCCATCTCTGCGGTTACAGGGAAAAACATCACAGAACTTGTTACAGAGTTGGGTCGCCAGATTTTGAAGGATGAAGAATAA
- a CDS encoding Rne/Rng family ribonuclease: MSAEILINVRPQETRVAYVEGGILTDLKIERKTSPTLVGSIHRGTVIRVLPGMQAAFVDIGLEKAAFLYVGDIREDVDDNFLSSVDREEPLDEGDDDKPHSHQVKTPIQDLLKEGQSILVQVAKDPLGTKGARLTTHLSLPGRFVVFLPTVRHLGISRRIEDEAERDRLRQLVQKINPSGGVIVRTAGDGASEEMLKADIEYLDRMSKEIFKHYEKKKTPGALHTELDVELRALRDLMSEDVTSVWVDDVEVQKKVVKFVSQFMPKYKQNIVLYEERKPLFDLYDIDIEISRSMERKIWLKSGGYIVIDEAEALVVIDVNTGKFVGKKDLEDTILKTNLEAVRETAHHLRIRNCGGIIIIDFIDMEKESHREKVMEALAEELSKDRARTNIVSMSQLGLVEMTRKRIRPSLIKTLCEPCSYCDGKGYIKRKSTVANEIFRELERDADMLTNKKTNVVIHCHSEVVDWIYEVEGESLEGIEKKLGRSVAFKIEPNYHLEQYEIFFV, from the coding sequence GTGTCCGCAGAAATTCTCATCAACGTTAGACCTCAAGAAACACGCGTCGCCTATGTTGAAGGCGGTATTCTTACTGATTTGAAAATTGAACGAAAAACTTCACCGACATTGGTCGGGTCTATTCACCGCGGGACGGTGATCCGTGTACTTCCGGGAATGCAGGCAGCCTTCGTGGACATTGGTCTAGAGAAAGCGGCTTTTTTATACGTTGGCGACATCCGCGAAGACGTCGACGACAATTTTCTTTCCAGCGTAGACCGCGAAGAACCTTTGGATGAGGGTGACGACGACAAGCCCCACTCTCATCAAGTTAAAACACCGATTCAGGATTTATTGAAAGAGGGCCAAAGTATTTTGGTACAAGTGGCGAAAGATCCGCTTGGAACTAAGGGTGCACGCTTAACAACGCACTTATCCCTTCCAGGTCGTTTCGTGGTGTTCTTGCCAACGGTAAGACACTTGGGAATTTCTCGTCGTATCGAAGACGAAGCAGAGCGCGACAGACTTCGCCAATTGGTTCAAAAAATCAATCCATCCGGGGGAGTCATCGTGCGAACGGCCGGTGACGGTGCTTCCGAAGAAATGTTGAAAGCCGACATCGAATATCTTGATCGTATGAGCAAAGAAATCTTCAAGCACTACGAGAAAAAGAAAACCCCCGGCGCCCTTCATACGGAACTTGATGTTGAGCTTCGCGCTCTTCGCGATTTGATGAGTGAAGATGTAACGAGCGTTTGGGTTGACGACGTCGAAGTTCAGAAAAAAGTTGTGAAGTTTGTTTCGCAATTCATGCCTAAGTACAAACAAAACATCGTGTTATATGAAGAAAGAAAACCTCTTTTCGATTTGTACGATATCGACATCGAAATTTCTCGTTCGATGGAAAGAAAAATCTGGCTGAAATCCGGGGGATACATCGTGATTGACGAAGCGGAAGCTTTGGTTGTGATCGACGTGAACACCGGTAAATTCGTAGGAAAAAAAGACCTCGAGGACACAATTTTAAAAACAAACTTAGAGGCGGTCCGCGAAACAGCCCATCACCTGCGTATTCGTAACTGCGGCGGGATTATCATCATCGATTTCATCGATATGGAAAAAGAATCTCACCGCGAAAAAGTAATGGAAGCCTTGGCCGAAGAGCTTAGCAAAGACCGCGCACGCACGAACATTGTTTCCATGTCCCAGTTGGGATTGGTTGAGATGACTCGTAAGCGCATCCGTCCAAGCTTGATCAAAACTTTGTGTGAGCCATGCTCTTACTGCGACGGAAAAGGCTATATCAAACGCAAATCTACGGTGGCGAATGAGATCTTCCGTGAACTTGAGCGTGATGCAGACATGTTAACGAATAAGAAAACCAATGTCGTGATCCATTGCCACAGTGAAGTTGTCGATTGGATTTACGAAGTTGAAGGGGAGAGTCTAGAGGGAATCGAAAAGAAACTGGGTCGCTCCGTTGCTTTCAAAATCGAGCCTAACTACCACTTAGAACAATACGAGATATTTTTCGTCTAA
- a CDS encoding protein-glutamine glutaminase family protein, whose protein sequence is MKLITGLVTALVILAPNAFAGLSAHRQANESFQDAQSRSRGNVLFSDLDGEFSGSGPESLAKPMSQLKLNEIPALPSYQELVAQFYFIRDSYFVKAGYTPRRLTWLFPDDGCYARAELAAEHLIMNHAISPKKVFAFGELHAATNNSPNGWVEWWYHVAVIYRVDNTAYVLDPALNPHQPLTLSQWGEAIGGNKTAVNYSICSKDAFDPDSACMQPPKIDEEMAEQEQEVFLPEEWNRILELGRDPEKELGNQPPWL, encoded by the coding sequence ATGAAATTAATCACAGGTCTGGTTACAGCTTTAGTTATACTTGCACCGAATGCCTTTGCGGGATTGTCTGCACATCGCCAAGCGAATGAGTCGTTCCAAGACGCGCAATCTCGCAGCCGCGGAAATGTTTTGTTTTCTGATCTTGATGGAGAATTTTCCGGCTCAGGTCCCGAGTCATTGGCGAAACCCATGTCTCAGCTTAAGTTAAATGAAATTCCGGCACTGCCCTCCTATCAAGAACTTGTCGCTCAGTTTTACTTTATTCGTGATTCTTATTTTGTGAAAGCAGGATACACTCCTCGTCGCCTGACTTGGCTTTTCCCTGATGACGGTTGCTATGCCCGTGCTGAACTGGCGGCAGAACATCTGATTATGAATCACGCTATCTCACCAAAAAAAGTTTTCGCATTCGGAGAACTTCACGCAGCGACTAACAACTCGCCAAATGGTTGGGTGGAGTGGTGGTACCACGTTGCTGTTATCTATCGCGTGGATAACACAGCTTACGTTCTAGATCCGGCGTTGAATCCGCACCAACCTTTAACTTTGTCTCAATGGGGCGAGGCGATCGGCGGGAACAAAACGGCGGTTAATTACTCTATCTGCTCCAAAGACGCCTTCGATCCAGACAGCGCCTGCATGCAGCCTCCTAAAATTGATGAAGAAATGGCGGAGCAAGAACAGGAAGTCTTTCTTCCGGAAGAATGGAACAGAATTTTAGAATTGGGCCGCGATCCAGAAAAAGAACTCGGCAATCAGCCACCATGGCTGTAA
- the rpmA gene encoding 50S ribosomal protein L27 has protein sequence MASKKAGGSTKNGRDSQSKRLGVKRFGGEKVLSGTIIVRQRGTKFHVGNNVKIGRDHTIYSVIEGLVKFERFAKDRFKVSVYPKAV, from the coding sequence ATGGCAAGTAAGAAGGCCGGTGGTAGTACAAAGAATGGTCGTGATTCACAGAGTAAACGCTTAGGCGTTAAACGTTTCGGTGGCGAAAAAGTTCTTTCTGGAACAATTATCGTTCGTCAACGTGGTACAAAATTCCACGTTGGTAACAACGTAAAAATCGGTCGTGACCACACGATCTATTCTGTAATCGAAGGTCTTGTTAAATTTGAGCGTTTTGCAAAAGATCGCTTCAAAGTTAGTGTTTATCCTAAAGCTGTCTAG
- the nadD gene encoding nicotinate (nicotinamide) nucleotide adenylyltransferase, with protein MKIGIFGGSFNPPHMGHINAIQTVAKKMGLNKVHVIPAAQNPLKTPVEGPSAEQRLELTKLAFAQYGETYFVDDQELKRGGMSYTIDTIMNLRKTYEASDLYLIVGADKFEELSQWKDYSKILAETNLVVTTRPGYDMPESLDEMPGYLKPLVADFDFNFIELTTGRSIQFITLRDIEISSSEVRKWLRSGKPVEQYLPLAVETYIKEHKLYRNLGDRIGDYTKFTEFCANVLFANKGINVLGYDLRKITAPSEFALIASGTSTRHATAMAENIVIAVKEEFNVHPQSVEGVDEGRWVLVDYGTLIIHVFYDFVRLEYGLENLWRQGTVLPLKDPYVGKQ; from the coding sequence ATGAAAATTGGTATTTTTGGCGGAAGCTTTAATCCTCCTCACATGGGTCACATCAATGCCATTCAAACAGTGGCAAAGAAAATGGGCTTGAATAAAGTCCACGTGATACCTGCAGCTCAAAACCCTCTTAAAACACCAGTGGAAGGTCCTTCTGCGGAGCAACGCCTTGAGCTTACAAAGCTTGCTTTTGCTCAGTACGGAGAAACTTACTTCGTTGATGATCAAGAGCTAAAACGCGGTGGCATGAGCTACACAATCGATACAATCATGAACCTTCGTAAAACATACGAAGCATCTGATTTGTATTTGATCGTGGGCGCCGACAAGTTTGAAGAACTTAGTCAGTGGAAAGACTATTCTAAAATTCTGGCTGAAACGAACTTGGTGGTGACTACTCGCCCAGGTTACGACATGCCAGAGTCTTTGGATGAAATGCCTGGTTACTTGAAACCACTTGTGGCGGACTTCGATTTCAACTTTATCGAGCTAACTACGGGTCGTAGCATTCAGTTCATTACTTTGCGTGATATCGAAATCTCTTCCAGTGAAGTTCGTAAATGGCTTCGTTCTGGTAAACCAGTTGAGCAGTACTTGCCACTTGCGGTTGAGACTTACATCAAAGAACACAAACTTTATAGAAACCTTGGCGACCGTATCGGTGACTACACTAAGTTCACTGAATTCTGCGCTAACGTGTTGTTTGCGAACAAAGGTATCAACGTACTTGGTTACGACCTAAGAAAAATCACGGCGCCAAGTGAGTTTGCTTTGATCGCATCTGGTACTTCCACTCGTCACGCGACTGCAATGGCAGAAAACATCGTGATCGCAGTTAAAGAAGAGTTCAATGTTCATCCACAATCCGTAGAGGGTGTTGATGAAGGTCGTTGGGTTTTGGTTGATTACGGTACTTTGATCATTCACGTATTCTATGATTTCGTACGCCTTGAGTACGGTCTTGAGAACTTGTGGAGACAAGGCACAGTTTTGCCTCTTAAAGATCCATACGTTGGGAAACAATAG
- a CDS encoding outer membrane lipoprotein carrier protein LolA, translated as MFKQISALILSFGLSVSAFAADKTNATLKKVSVKYRAAKLVEMSVEKTVKSDLTGKVTKYTGTLSISNSKFRLETKTPDEALVVYDGVTIWNVQYPPKEFGGDPQIAHGKPDKKTRGQLIAATLIGGDIQKTFKVVDEKKDGETSSTLFIAPKDDLPVKNLQMIIDLKKSEITEISYTDDLQNLVTMKFSDIKLKDSIKKNLFKYEPPKGKPVTNL; from the coding sequence ATGTTTAAACAAATCAGTGCCTTAATTTTATCTTTTGGACTTTCAGTCAGTGCATTTGCAGCCGATAAAACCAACGCCACTCTTAAGAAAGTTTCCGTAAAGTATCGCGCAGCGAAGCTTGTGGAAATGTCTGTTGAAAAAACAGTTAAGTCAGACCTGACAGGAAAAGTGACGAAGTACACGGGCACTCTTTCAATTTCGAATAGTAAATTTCGCCTGGAAACAAAAACTCCGGATGAAGCTCTTGTGGTTTATGACGGAGTTACAATCTGGAACGTGCAATATCCGCCGAAAGAATTTGGTGGGGATCCACAGATTGCTCATGGAAAACCAGATAAAAAAACGCGGGGGCAATTAATTGCAGCGACGTTGATTGGTGGCGATATCCAAAAAACTTTCAAAGTTGTGGACGAGAAAAAAGACGGAGAAACTTCATCAACTCTGTTCATCGCCCCCAAAGATGATCTCCCTGTTAAAAATTTGCAGATGATCATCGACTTAAAAAAGTCTGAGATCACAGAGATTTCATACACAGATGACCTACAGAATCTTGTGACGATGAAGTTCTCGGACATCAAGCTCAAAGACAGTATCAAAAAGAATTTATTTAAGTATGAACCACCTAAAGGTAAACCGGTAACAAACCTATGA
- the rplU gene encoding 50S ribosomal protein L21 — MYAIIRTGGKQYKVQAGDVVQVDKLEQKLGAEFDINEILMVGGESTHVGQPLVKGAKVTVVVTKQAKTRKEIVFKKKRRQGYRKFATHKQEFTELFVKAISLDGKTTKTDATPNVVDVAAKRTEAAEARVAARKDRAANKNKGEEVVKKAAKKTVAKKKVAKKAVKKTAKKATAKKKTAKKASKKA, encoded by the coding sequence ATGTACGCGATTATTCGTACTGGTGGTAAGCAATATAAAGTTCAAGCTGGTGATGTTGTTCAAGTTGATAAACTAGAACAAAAACTAGGTGCAGAGTTTGATATCAACGAAATCTTGATGGTTGGTGGTGAGTCCACTCATGTTGGTCAACCTCTTGTTAAAGGTGCAAAAGTAACTGTTGTAGTTACTAAGCAAGCTAAGACTAGAAAAGAAATCGTTTTCAAAAAGAAACGTCGTCAAGGTTACAGAAAATTCGCAACTCACAAACAAGAGTTCACTGAACTTTTCGTGAAAGCAATTTCTCTTGATGGTAAAACAACAAAAACAGATGCTACGCCAAATGTGGTAGACGTTGCTGCGAAACGCACTGAAGCTGCTGAAGCTCGTGTTGCTGCTCGCAAAGACCGCGCTGCTAACAAAAACAAAGGCGAAGAAGTTGTAAAAAAAGCTGCTAAAAAAACTGTAGCGAAAAAGAAAGTTGCTAAAAAAGCAGTTAAAAAGACTGCAAAAAAAGCAACCGCTAAGAAAAAAACAGCTAAAAAAGCTTCTAAAAAAGCGTAA
- the rimO gene encoding 30S ribosomal protein S12 methylthiotransferase RimO, producing the protein MKQETVENKKVHFISLGCPKNLVDSEIMAGTLMKDGFQVVGEAEEADTVIVNTCGFIEDSKKESIQRILDMSDLKQQGKVKKVVVAGCLTQRYKDDLVEGLPEADLFVGSGEFQNISKILKNSEAGEKQKTFFNLPTYLQEEATPRVNSQPGHRAYLKISEGCMKRCAFCAIPLIRGNLQSRSIDAIVAEAKLLVAGGVKELIIISHDFTDYGWDIRRKDPTRKESPVELLKALEHVEGLQWIRLMYLYPDGITQEMVQVIKNSKKIVRYFDMPLQHVNDAVLKSMNRKMTRDEIETALMNIREHLPEAVIRTQFIVGFPGETEEQFEELLNFVAEQQFDRVGCFKYSPEENTPGGRMDNQVDDETKDYRHDALMEVQQNISRNKHRDFVGKTIEVIVEGFSEETDLLLQGRFWGQAPDIDGVVLINDGEAKVGDMVKVHVTDSMEYDLIGEIVTEN; encoded by the coding sequence ATGAAGCAAGAAACAGTTGAAAACAAAAAAGTACACTTTATCAGCTTGGGTTGCCCTAAGAATCTCGTAGATTCCGAGATCATGGCGGGAACTCTAATGAAAGATGGCTTCCAAGTTGTGGGCGAGGCTGAAGAAGCTGACACAGTTATCGTGAACACTTGTGGTTTCATCGAAGATTCTAAAAAAGAATCTATCCAGCGCATTTTGGATATGAGTGATCTTAAGCAACAAGGCAAAGTTAAAAAAGTTGTTGTCGCTGGTTGCTTAACTCAACGCTATAAGGACGACCTTGTTGAAGGTTTGCCAGAGGCGGATTTGTTCGTGGGTTCTGGTGAGTTCCAAAACATCTCTAAAATCTTGAAGAACTCTGAAGCTGGTGAAAAACAAAAAACTTTCTTCAATCTTCCAACATATCTTCAGGAGGAAGCAACTCCGCGCGTGAACTCTCAACCGGGTCACCGTGCGTATTTGAAAATCTCTGAAGGTTGCATGAAGCGTTGTGCATTCTGCGCGATTCCTTTGATCCGTGGTAACTTACAATCTCGTTCTATCGACGCTATCGTTGCTGAAGCTAAATTGTTGGTTGCTGGCGGAGTTAAAGAGCTGATCATTATCAGCCATGACTTCACTGACTACGGCTGGGACATCCGCCGTAAAGATCCAACTCGTAAAGAAAGCCCCGTGGAGCTTTTAAAAGCCCTTGAGCACGTTGAAGGTCTTCAGTGGATCCGTTTGATGTACTTGTATCCAGATGGCATCACACAAGAGATGGTTCAAGTTATCAAAAACAGCAAAAAAATCGTTCGCTATTTTGATATGCCACTTCAACACGTAAATGATGCGGTTCTTAAATCAATGAATCGCAAAATGACTCGTGATGAAATCGAAACGGCGTTGATGAACATCCGTGAACACTTGCCTGAAGCTGTGATCCGTACACAATTTATCGTTGGTTTCCCTGGTGAAACTGAGGAGCAATTCGAAGAGCTTTTAAACTTCGTGGCTGAACAGCAGTTCGACCGTGTTGGTTGCTTCAAGTATTCTCCTGAAGAAAACACTCCAGGTGGCCGTATGGACAACCAGGTTGATGACGAAACTAAAGACTACCGTCACGACGCTTTGATGGAAGTTCAACAAAATATTTCTCGTAACAAGCACCGTGATTTCGTAGGTAAAACTATCGAAGTCATTGTGGAAGGTTTCTCTGAGGAAACTGATTTGCTTCTTCAAGGTCGTTTCTGGGGTCAAGCTCCGGATATTGACGGCGTTGTATTGATCAACGACGGTGAAGCTAAGGTCGGCGATATGGTTAAAGTCCATGTGACAGATTCAATGGAATACGACCTTATCGGTGAAATCGTCACTGAAAACTAA
- a CDS encoding 23S rRNA (pseudouridine(1915)-N(3))-methyltransferase RlmH → MKFILYNLATAKEAWADEVSGLYKKKISFFIPFEIQSLKAKKSAREDADFKRNEESELILKNINSDDYVILFDERGSVLDSIQFSKKIENILGSSKKRAIFIIGGAFGVNEEVRKRADLKVALSPMVMNHLMAQAMSLEQIYRAFTIIKKIPYHNI, encoded by the coding sequence ATGAAGTTCATTTTGTACAACCTTGCAACCGCCAAAGAGGCGTGGGCTGACGAAGTCAGCGGGTTGTACAAAAAGAAAATTTCCTTTTTCATTCCCTTTGAAATTCAAAGTCTAAAAGCCAAAAAGTCTGCGCGCGAAGATGCAGACTTTAAGCGCAACGAAGAATCCGAGCTCATTCTTAAAAACATCAATTCAGACGACTACGTCATTCTTTTTGACGAGCGTGGATCGGTTTTGGATTCAATTCAGTTCTCAAAAAAAATCGAAAACATTCTGGGAAGTTCTAAGAAACGCGCGATCTTTATTATCGGCGGAGCCTTTGGGGTCAACGAAGAGGTTCGTAAGCGCGCGGATTTAAAAGTGGCGCTTTCCCCAATGGTCATGAATCATTTAATGGCGCAGGCAATGAGCTTGGAACAAATCTATCGCGCCTTTACGATCATCAAAAAAATTCCGTATCACAATATTTAG
- a CDS encoding type IV pilus twitching motility protein PilT yields MATIDELFKLMVEQGASDLHITSGAAPYLRLHGNMVPLNYRELSNQDVQGLIFEILSEKQKKAFVEKWELDFAYTLPGIGRFRCNVFMQRKGLGAVMRIIPEKIKTAQELGVPPAVLDMIDCDRGLILVTGPTGSGKSTTLAAMIHQINLTREAHIITVEDPIEFVHPNIKSLVNQREVGSHTKTFANALKAALREDPDILLVGELRDLETIGLALTAAETGHIVFGTLHTNSAAKTIDRIIDVFPAGQQAQIRTMLAESLRGVVAQTLFSRADGQGRVAAYEIMRNTKAISNLIREGKIHQVASAMQTGSSQGMILFEKYIEDLVRKGKVSAADAKTFLGQSSGGDTAIQAAGGTKAKTG; encoded by the coding sequence ATGGCAACGATTGATGAACTGTTTAAACTCATGGTTGAGCAAGGCGCCTCCGACTTGCACATTACAAGTGGTGCCGCACCTTATTTGCGTCTGCATGGGAACATGGTTCCGTTGAACTATCGTGAGCTTTCAAATCAGGATGTTCAGGGACTAATCTTCGAAATTCTTTCTGAAAAGCAAAAGAAAGCCTTTGTTGAAAAGTGGGAGCTGGATTTTGCCTATACTCTGCCGGGAATTGGACGCTTCCGTTGCAATGTATTTATGCAGCGTAAAGGCCTTGGCGCCGTCATGCGTATCATTCCTGAGAAAATTAAAACGGCGCAAGAGCTGGGAGTTCCTCCTGCAGTTCTAGATATGATTGATTGTGATCGTGGTTTGATTCTGGTTACGGGTCCGACGGGTTCCGGTAAGTCCACGACTTTGGCGGCGATGATCCATCAAATCAATTTAACTCGTGAAGCTCATATCATCACGGTTGAAGATCCGATCGAGTTCGTGCATCCAAATATTAAATCATTGGTGAATCAGCGTGAAGTTGGTAGCCATACAAAAACTTTCGCTAACGCCCTGAAAGCCGCTCTCCGTGAAGACCCGGATATCCTGCTGGTGGGTGAGTTGCGTGACTTGGAAACGATCGGCCTTGCGTTGACTGCCGCCGAAACAGGTCACATCGTGTTTGGTACACTACATACCAACAGTGCTGCGAAAACTATTGACCGTATCATCGACGTTTTCCCTGCAGGACAACAAGCTCAGATCAGAACGATGCTTGCAGAATCTTTGCGTGGGGTTGTGGCACAAACACTTTTCTCTCGCGCAGACGGTCAAGGCCGTGTGGCAGCCTACGAGATCATGCGTAATACAAAGGCGATTTCGAATTTGATTCGCGAGGGTAAGATCCATCAGGTGGCGTCTGCGATGCAAACGGGTTCAAGCCAAGGTATGATTCTGTTCGAAAAATATATCGAGGATCTGGTTCGCAAAGGAAAAGTTTCTGCTGCTGATGCTAAGACATTCTTGGGTCAGTCCAGTGGTGGCGATACGGCGATCCAAGCCGCGGGTGGAACAAAAGCCAAAACCGGCTAG